The DNA segment gccatctctccagcctacaaattctttttttgatcatttcttttttcttttcttttttttttttttttggagctgaggatcgaacccagggccttgtgcttgctaggcaagcactctaccgctgagataaatccccaaccaccTTGATCAATTCTTGATCAATACCAGGCTTTCCTGAGTTTTCTTAACTCAGTTATACCTTGTAATAATAACTTATGACATCACTAACCACTGGAAAATTATGGTCTCCTGAACTTTAGCACTGGTGCTCAGGCACGGCCTTGACATGCAGAACGACGTGGGTGAGTTCATGGACCTGTCCGTGCTGCGGAAATGCCCCACAAACAACCGCATCATTGGAGCCAAGGACCACGCATCCATCCAGATGAATGTGGCCGAGGTTGACAGGGTCACAAGCCGGTTTCATGGCCAGTTTAAAATCTATGCTATTTGTGGGACCATTCGAAGGACGGGTGAATCAGATGA comes from the Onychomys torridus chromosome 11, mOncTor1.1, whole genome shotgun sequence genome and includes:
- the LOC118592795 gene encoding 40S ribosomal protein S21-like, whose product is MQNDVGEFMDLSVLRKCPTNNRIIGAKDHASIQMNVAEVDRVTSRFHGQFKIYAICGTIRRTGESDDPIL